A region of Panicum virgatum strain AP13 chromosome 8N, P.virgatum_v5, whole genome shotgun sequence DNA encodes the following proteins:
- the LOC120685545 gene encoding uncharacterized protein LOC120685545: MIECNREEAVRAREIAVKMMENKDFVGAEKIVLKAQKLFPELENASQLLTICSVHCASELRVNGEIDFYGILRVEEGADEALIRKQYRKLAFSLHPDKNCFVGAEAAFKLVAEAHSVLCDPTKRSQYDLKRKNGFRNVPKPAKQQSSKKTESNKRSRPGPGEAFWTICPHCQMRFQYLINILNTMVLCMSCRRNFFAYNLYEQPIPTSSSVPNGSHVPANMFPKQHDSHGQQGHPVKPSCAGRDTNVKPNGSQDPSCMFPNQQRGVPCQNAHPVKPSAGGDTDVNLRMNVSQYQHDEHMEGYSKPGCHKKANQPDISRGQFQYSTLKQDKYSVLSENGNTQGRSMPDSADPNIVNKQKSVREGASAEPDATNVPCSAKLSSVGGKTDGNPRINVAGRRSMPDSVDPNITDRRNLDKEDASTVPSAAGSSGTRRSGRRKQDADGNIFLNIDTKKRQRKNDLPCNVGPSDPPHVSSNVGIQETEKATDTGDQGNFKEAAPETDINDQQNIKDEAPETADRKKPSYSELVTFPDPDIFNFEQFRDINLFAVGQIWAFYDNLDGMPRYYARIKKFDASNFKVHLTWLEYDAMDEAEENWTSEELPTACGNFCLGKGSDVTHDRSMFSHIATWTKGKKRNSYVIYPNKGEVWALYKGWSMEWSSDADNHRSYEYEVVEILSNMSVSDGATVIPLVRIKGFVSLFATAKDKSSFVIPSSELLRFSHSIPFYRTKGNENVGVPGGFLELDNACLPADLDAAFSSVTLDSYMSPGKKESSTFVDMTTDNTSHRTDPGDEQIAQENHSEAHGCHPMSTDNHKDMSPEQNTTSKKTAGDANKFGDFSLQNNISPTVYTYPDSDFHSFEEGRSCEKFARGQIWALFSDADKFPKFYAWVRKVEQEPFRVSLVWLEACPEHEQERQWLEQDIPISCGTFRVRTWRATYNTNETFSHQVCARDTSRKCEVTILPELGDIWAVYMNWASDWVPSSAGACDLAICKVIERTEANTQLIFLTLVSGYRSVFRYDMQKGILEVPARERLRFSHQIPAICLTEEQGGKLRGFYELDPASVPDSFLYRDT, from the coding sequence ATGATCGAATGCAATAGAGAAGAGGCCGTAAGGGCCAGGGAAATTGCTGTAAAGATGATGGAAAATAAAGATTTTGTTGGTGCAGAGAAGATTGTACTTAAAGCTCAAAAGCTTTTTCCAGAGCTTGAAAATGCATCTCAGCTGTTAACCATCTGCAGTGTGCACTGCGCATCAGAGTTAAGGGTGAACGGAGAGATAGATTTCTATGGAATCCTTCGAGTGGAGGAAGGAGCGGATGAAGCCTTGATAAGAAAGCAGTACCGCAAGCTTGCATTTTCACTCCATCCTGATAAAAATTGTTTCGTGGGTGCTGAAGCAGCTTTCAAGTTGGTTGCTGAAGCTCATTCTGTACTATGTGATCCCACAAAACGATCTCAGTATGATCTGAAAAGGAAGAATGGATTTAGAAATGTGCCAAAGCCAGCTAAACAGCAGTCATCAAAGAAGACTGAATCAAATAAACGGAGCAGGCCTGGACCTGGCGAAGCATTTTGGACCATATGCCCACATTGTCAGATGCGATTCCAGTACCTCATCAACATCTTGAACACCATGGTCCTCTGTATGAGCTGCAGAAGGAATTTTTTTGCATACAATCTGTATGAGCAGCCCATACCCACTTCATCAAGTGTACCCAATGGCTCCCATGTTCCTGCAAACATGTTTCCTAAACAGCATGATAGTCATGGTCAACAAGGTCACCCTGTGAAGCCTTCATGTGCAGGTAGAGACACCAATGTGAAGCCAAATGGTTCCCAAGACCCTTCATGCATGTTTCCAAATCAACAGCGTGGAGTTCCCTGTCAAAACGCTCATCCTGTGAAGCCTTCTGCTGGTGGAGACACAGATGTGAACCTGAGGATGAATGTGTCCCAGTACCAACATGATGAACACATGGAAGGGTATAGCAAGCCAGGTTGTCATAAGAAGGCTAATCAACCGGATATATCAAGGGGGCAATTTCAATATTCAACACTGAAACAAGATAAATATTCTGTCCTATCTGAAAATGGGAATACACAGGGAAGGTCAATGCCAGATTCTGCTGATCCAAACATTGTCAACAAACAAAAGTCGGTTAGAGAAGGTGCATCAGCGGAGCCAGATGCCACGAATGTGCCTTGTTCTGCAAAACTTTCTTCTGTAGGTGGAAAAACAGATGGGAATccaaggataaatgtggctggCAGAAGATCAATGCCAGATTCTGTTGATCCAAACATCACTGACAGAAGGAACTTGGATAAAGAAGATGCATCTACAGTACCTAGTGCTGCAGGATCCTCTGGTACCCGAAGGTCAGGTAGGAGGAAGCAAGATGCTGATGGAAATATTTTCCTGAACATAGATACCAAAAAGAGGCAGAGGAAGAATGATTTGCCATGTAATGTTGGGCCATCAGATCCACCTCATGTCTCCAGCAATGTTGGCATCCAAGAGACGGAAAAAGCTACGGATACAGGTGATCAGGGAAATTTCAAGGAAGCAGCTCCTGAAACTGATATAAATGATCAACAGAATATCAAGGATGAAGCTCCTGAAACTGCGGACCGAAAGAAACCTTCCTATTCTGAGTTGGTAACCTTTCCTGATCCAGATATCTTCAATTTTGAGCAGTTCAGGGATATCAATCTGTTTGCAGTTGGTCAGATATGGGCCTTTTATGATAATCTTGATGGCATGCCAAGGTATTATGCTCGAATAAAGAAATTTGATGCCTCCAACTTCAAAGTGCATTTGACTTGGCTGGAGTACGATGCGATGGATGAAGCTGAAGAGAATTGGACCAGTGAAGAACTGCCTACTGCCTGTGGAAACTTTTGCCTTGGGAAAGGAAGTGATGTAACGCATGACAGGTCCATGTTTTCTCACATTGCTACATGGACGAAAGGTAAAAAAAGGAATTCATATGTCATATATCCTAATAAGGGTGAGGTGTGGGCTCTTTACAAGGGCTGGAGCATGGAATGGAGCTCTGATGCAGATAACCATAGATCATATGAGTACGAGGTTGTGGAAATCCTATCAAATATGTCAGTCAGTGATGGTGCCACTGTTATCCCACTGGTCAGGATCAAGGGATTTGTCAGTTTATTTGCGACAGCTAAGGATAAATCTTCGTTTGTGATACCATCGAGTGAGCTTCTCAGATTTTCTCATAGCATACCCTTTTATCGgacaaaaggaaatgaaaacGTTGGTGTCCCAGGAGGATTTCTGGAACTTGACAATGCATGTCTCCCTGCTGACCTGGATGCGGCATTTTCTTCTGTTACTCTTGACTCTTACATGTCTCCTGGCAAGAAAGAAAGCAGCACATTTGTTGATATGACCACTGACAATACAAGCCATAGAACGGATCCTGGAGATGAGCAAATTGCTCAGGAGAATCACTCTGAAGCACATGGTTGCCACCCGATGTCTACAGATAATCATAAAGATATGTCTCCTGAACAAAATACAACCTCCAAGAAAACTGCCGGTGATGCCAATAAATTTGGTGATTTCTCTCTGCAAAACAACATTTCCCCCACCGTATATACATATCCTGATTCAGATTTCCACAGCTTTGAAGAAGGTCGCTCCTGTGAGAAGTTTGCACGCGGACAAATATGGGCCTTGTTCAGTGATGCTGATAAATTCCCCAAGTTTTATGCCTGGGTAAGAAAAGTTGAGCAAGAACCTTTCAGGGTGTCATTGGTCTGGCTTGAGGCCTGCCCTGAACATGAGCAGGAGAGGCAGTGGTTGGAGCAGGACATACCCATCAGCTGCGGCACATTCAGGGTTCGAACCTGGAGAGCAACATACAACACAAACGAAACCTTCTCTCATCAAGTATGCGCCAGAGATACCAGCAGGAAGTGTGAGGTCACAATCCTCCCGGAATTAGGTGACATCTGGGCTGTCTACATGAACTGGGCGTCTGATTGGGTTCCATCCAGTGCTGGGGCTTGTGATCTCGCGATCTGCAAGGTCATCGAGCGCACTGAAGCCAACACACAGCTCATCTTCCTGACCCTGGTCAGCGGGTACCGATCCGTGTTCAGATACGACATGCAAAAAGGCATCCTGGAGGTACCTGCCAGGGAGAGGCTGAGGTTCTCCCACCAGATTCCCGCGATCTGCCTGACAGAAGAGCAAGGCGGCAAGCTCCGGGGCTTCTACGAGCTCGACCCTGCCTCTGTCCCTGACTCCTTCCTGTACAGGGACACCTGA